AGTTTTCAGGTGGTTGGAAGAATTCAAAGAAAATCTGGATACCTGAAGGCAGACCGGCTGCCTGTCCAAAAAATTCTTCCACATATTCTCTTCCATTCTGGTTTATGTCTCCCAATATAAACACCGGGGCATTAATATATTTGCCGATCTCGCTGATTTCAGCCACCAGCCTGCGGGGCGACCGGAAAGCAGGCTTCTGGCGATGCGCAAAATCCTTAAAGGCAGTGGCCGATCCCCCGCATCCGGAACAATTATAATTACAGCCCCTTACCACCGGTATAGTAGTAATAGGATACCTGAGCCAGTCGCTAAAAGGCATCAGGCTTTTAACATCCAGGTACCTTAAAGCCATGTCAAACATAACCGTATAATCAAAATCTATCTCTTCCAAGTCGGTAGAAATACAGCTAAGGGGGTTGGCTTTGACCTCTTTATCTTGCCGGTATACCAAATTGGGTATCCGTTCCAGGCTGCTGCCATCGTTATGTTTTATAGCCTGCATCAGCATAGCCAGGGGAATCTCCGTGGAATCCCCCCTCAGTATATAATCCACCTGATCATAATTTATTAACTCCTGGTAAAAATAGGAAGCGGAAAACCCCCCGAAAATAACGGGGGTACCAGGATGATATTTTTTTACCAGGCGGGCCACTTCCAAAGAGCCTTGGGCATGGGGCAGCCAGTGCAGGTCAATCCCGAAAGCAGAAGCATCCAGCCTGCTTATAAATTTTTCCGCATCAAATTCATTATCTTTTAGCATGCGGTAAGCCAGGTTTACAATCCTTACTTTTATCCCCTTTTTTTTAAGGTAATTGGCCATGGTTAAAAAGCCAATGGGATACATTTCAAAAATAGGGGTACTGGGCACCAAATCACTCATGGGCCCATACATTATGGTTCTTTTCCTGAAATCATATACACTGGGTGCATGCAGCAGTACCAGGTCCGCTCTCATTAGTATCTTCCCCCCACTTCGCTTACCATTTTTTCCCATCGCTGCTGCAGCCATTTCAGGTCCAGCTGGCCTAAAAGGTCCTGCAGCTGATTTAGAATATTATTAATTTTACCCTGCAATATATCCTGGCCGCCACACTCCAAAAGCTTAAGCCATCCCTCCATCTCCACGCAGCTTTTAAGAAGGGTTATATGGTTTACATAACCATAAATATTGGCAATATTTTCCCCTACATCCCTGGGCCAGGGAGGGGGGAAAATGCTATACCCAATTAAGAAACAGTTTTTAAACAGGGAGTTTAGGCCCAGCAGGTAAGGGTCATCCTCCACTACAGGACTGACCGGTAAGCCTTCTTTTGCCCCTTCTGTAATCTGCTGGTATATATGGAGGCGGGATTGATGCATTGATTTAAGGGAATTAATTACTTCATCAAAAATAAGCATATCCTCAAACTTTACCAGGTAATTTACCGCCCTGGAATACAATATATCTCCCAGCAGCAAATCAAGCGTATATTGATTATGATCCGGGTCCAGGGTGCTGCGGCTGCCCTGGGTTAAATTAAAGCGGTGAAAATAGCATCCCAGGCCCAGCAGCTCAATGCCCGCAGCCAGGCTTACAAGTTTAGTGCCAAAAGAAGAATTGCCGGTATCGTCCTGGACAGGGCTAAGGCAAGTTAAGGCTTGGGTATAAAGCATCCGGTAATCAAAATGCGGCCTGAGGTCAAAAGGGTATAAGGTGGAGATATAGTCCAGTTCTTTTTCCACCAGTTTACCTATCTTTTCCCTTAAATTATCTTTTGCCGGCTGATTAATCTTTTTTCCTTTTATCTAAAACCCTTTGGGCTTTACCAATGCTCCTGCCAATGGTTTTGGGCTCTTTTAGCTTTACATCTATATGTATGCCTATAGCAGAATACAGTCTATGCTCAATGGATGACTCAAAAGCCTCCAGCTCATTCATTTTTTCACTGAATACTTCCTCTGATACCTCTACCCACAGCTCTATGGTATCCAGGTAATTCTTTTTATCCAATACTATAAGATAATGGGGCTCTATATCCCTTACCTTCATCAGTATTTCTTCTACCTGTGAAGGAAATACATTAACTCCCCTGATGATAAGCATATCATCAGTTCTGCCCCTGGGCTTAGCCATCCTGGCATGAGTCCTGCCGCATCGGCATTGGCCGGTTTCCAATGCAGAAAGATCCCTGGTCCGGTACCTTAATACTGGAATTCCCTCCTTGGTAATGGAAGTAAATACCAGCTCCCCTTGCTGGCCCGGCTTTAGCCTTTTGCCGCTAACCGGATCTATAATCTCTACTATAAAATGGTCTTCAGCCACATGAAGGCCTGCCTTCTGGCTGCATTCACAGGCCACTCCCGGTCCCATTATTTCGCTTAAGCCGTAAATATCCAGGGCGTCAATAGCCAGCCTGGACTCAATTTCCCGGCGGATCTCTACTGTCCAGGGTTCAGCTCCAAAGATACCCAGCTTTAAAGGCAAAACGGAAAAATCTATGCCCATTTCCCGCCCAACTTCTGCAATATATAAGGCATAGGAGGGAGTACAGCAAAGCACGGTGGACCCATAATCCTGCATTATTTTTATCTGCCTTTCCGTATTTCCCCCCGATACAGGGATAACCGTAGCTCCCAAAAGCTCTGCCCCGTAATGCAGGCCCAGCCCTCCTGTAAACAGCCCGTATCCATAGCTGTTCTGGATTAAGTCTTTCTCCCTTACCCCTCCGCTGTATAGATTGCGGGCTATGAGGTTACCCCACATCGCTATATCCTTTTTGGTATAACCTACTACAGTAGGATTGCCGGTGGTACCCGATGAAGAATGTATCCTTACAATCTCTTCTAAAGGGCGGGCAAACATGCCAAAAGGATAATTAAGCCTTAAATCCTCCTTGGTGGTAAAAGGGATCTGGTCCAGTACTTCCAGGCTATTGATCTTGTAGGGGTTTACCCCACATTGATCCAGCCTCTCCCGGTAAAAAGCCACCTCGTTGTATACCCTTATCAGGGTATTCTTGAGCCTTTCCGCCTGAAGCTGGTATAGGTTTTCCCGGGACATGGTTTCATATTCAGCTTCCCAATAACTGTTTTCCACTAAGATATGTCTCCCTAAAACTTCCAAAATTATTTTTTAAAGAATAAAAATAGCGCCCTGCATGCCGCCGTCCTGGCCCCTATTTTTTAGGCAGGCGCCTTTGGCCTATTTCATGCTATAAATTCATATCATAACAGAATTAATGCCATGAATAAATAATAGGCATAGTTACAAACCCTGCTGGCAAAGCATTGCCCCCTGCTGGGCCAATACCTGCTCTGCCCTTTTGATATCTTTTACGCTTAGCACTATTTTAGTGCCGGCTATTACATAAATATAATCTACATTGAGTTGCTGGCCAGCCAGTATCTCCAGTATTCTGGACAGCTGCCCCGGCTTATCTTCTACTTTGAGGCAAATAACCTCTGCCACATGAGTAGTAAATCCTGCTTCTTTCAAAAATTCCCTGGCCTTTTGGGTATCCGAAACCACCAGCCTCAATATACCGTAATCCCTGGCCTCAGTAGTGGAAAACCCCTGCAAATTAATATCATGATCTTTAAGTATTTTTGCAACTTCTGCCAGCCTGCCGGCTTGGTTTTCCAAAAACACTGTAATTTGCTGCACAGGCATCTTTATCCCCTTGAATAGTTAATATTGCCGGCCCCTGCGGAAGGCCTCCAGATTTATGTCAACTGCCTTTAAGGGCACATTTTGCTCAATAGATTGCAGCCAGCACTGTAAGCTTAAATCCATATGCCTGGATAGTACCCCCAGCATTATTACATTGACTGTTTTGGGATGCCCTATCTGGCAGGCAGCTTGTTGGGCGTCCACCAATTGGCAGTTAACCCCAGTTTTAGCTATTTTATCTTCCAGGTGGGAAGGATATTGCTGTTTGCTGGTAAACAAAGACACCGGGGCTATTTCATAATCGCTTATCAGCATCAGTCCTGCTTTCTTCAGCCGGTGGGCATATCTTAAGGCTTCCAACTTCTCCAAAGCCACTATAAAATCAGCCCTGTCTATAGTAGGAGAAAAGACCTGCCTGCCCAGCCTGACGCTGCTTACCACGCTTCCACCCCTTTGAGACATGCCGTGGATCTCTGATTGCTTAACCTCCAGCCCGCCTAACCTGGCCGCTTCTGCTAAAATGGCTGCTGCCAGTATTATGCCCTGGCCCCCTACCCCGGCTAAAAGCACTGATACGATATCTTCCTGGATATCTTGTCCAGCGTTTTGGGGGATACAGGTTTTTCTATCCTCCACTTTATCTCCCCTCCCTTTTTATGGCCCCAAACTTGCACAGGCTGGGGCAAACCCCGCAGGAGGTACACATTATCCCATCAATTAAATACTTGCCTTTTCTTACCTGTATGGCAGGACAGCCGAACTTAAGGCAAACCCCGCAGTCGCGGCAAACCGCCTGATCTATGAAAAAGCGCTCCTGGATGCCCTCTTTTTTTAACAGCACACATTCCTGCCTGCACACAATCACCGATAATTCATCCCGGGCCAGCTCTTTTTTAATCACTTTTTCCAACTGTTCCAACTGATAGGGATCTACTACCTGTATATTTTTTACTCCTGCTGCTTCCGCAATTTTTTCGGGTAAAACCACCGGTACCTGCTCTTTTTGCAAGGTACTGCCCATGCCTGGATTAGCCTGATGCCCGGTCATAGCAGTAGTACGGTTATCCAGGATAATTATAACCCCGGTACCCTGGTTATAAACACTATCCACCAGAGAAGTAATTCCAGAGTGGAAAAAGGTGGAGTCCCCAATTACTGATACCACTTTCCCCTTTATATCCGGGTTGGCTTTCTCCATGCCTAAAGCCTGCCCTACTCCTGCTCCCATGCACAATAGGCTGTCCATAGCATTCAATGGAGGAAGTACCGCCAAAGAATAACAGCCTATGTCCCCCATCACCCTTACTTTTAATTTATGGAGCACATAGAACACCGGCCGGTGGGAACAACCAGCACAAAGCACCGGAGGCCGGGAAGGTACTTCCTGGGGGGCAGGAGAAAAAGGAGATTGGCCCCGGCTGCCAAACAGCTGGGTATAAGCCTCTTTCATTATGGCCAGGCTGAGCTCACCCTGCTGGGGAAAATATTGTTTACCAGCCACTTCTACTCCCAGGCCAAGCGCCTTTATCTGGTCCTCCAAAAAAGGTTCCAGCTCCTCTGCCACTAGCAGTAATTTTTTTCCCCGGGCAAAGCCCTGTATTAATTTTTGGGGCAGGGGGCAGGTTATACCTAGTTTCAATATGTCTATGCCAGTAAATACTTCCCGGGCATATTGGTAGCTTATCCCGCTGGTTACCATACCCACCTCCGGAGCCTGGCTGCAAGCTGGCCGGTAAATATAGTGCAGCGGGCTATTCTCGGCATGGGCAGCTAACCTATTCCATCTATTAATCAAATTGGTTCTCCGGGGCCGCCCGTAACCGGGTATCATTACGTATTTGGAGCTATCCTTGGCATATTCAGGTTTAATCCTATCCAGCCGGGGCAACAGCTCTACTTCCGACTTGGAATGGGAGACCCTGGTAGTGGTCCTTAACAGGACCGGGGTATCATATTTTTCACTAAGCCTGAAAGCCTCAATTACATATTGCTTGGCTTCCTGGCTATCGGAGGGCTCCAGCAGGGGAACTTTGGCCATTAAGGCATAGTAACGGTTGTCCTGCTCGTTCTGGGAGCTGTGCATGGCAGGATCATCTGCAGTCACTATCACCAGGCCGCCCCCTACTCCGGTATAAGCTAAAGTCATAAAAGGGTCTGCAGCCACATTAAGGCCTACATGTTTCATGGCCACTAAAGTTCTGGCTCCTTCCATACTGGCTCCGGAAGCTATTTCTAAGGCTACCTTTTCATTTACTGACCACTGGGCATATACCTGGTCATAGGTGGATAGGCTTTCCAGAATCTCTGTAGATGGAGTCCCGGGATAAGCAGCAGCCACGGTGACACCCGCTTCCCAGGCGCCCCTGGCTATAGCTTCATTTCCCGTAAGCAGTTTGCTTTTCGTATTCAATATTTGCCCTCTGATAATATAAGTAATAGGTAATTTTTAAATGTTAGCTAATATAGTATAAAGTAGTTTCTAAAAAAGCAAAGCTTAAATGTATGCAGCCGAAAGTCACTGCTTTATAATTACCTGGTTTACCCTTCCCAAAAATCGGTCCAGCTTACGCTTACGGTCACCTATTTCTTGGGCCCATTTCAGTAAAAGCTCTAATCCGGCGGGAGTGATACTGTAAACCTTCTTGGCCGGTCCCTGGCTATGGGTTTCCCAGCTAAATTTTACAAAACCATCTTTTTCCATAGCTTTAAGGGTCCGGTATATGGCCCCCACATCGCTTTCAGCTTCAGTTAAGCCCAGCTGCTGATACCTGTCTGCCAGCTCATATCCATGGGAAGATTCTTCAGCCAGCAAAAGCAGCATAGCCGGCACCAGCAGCCTTCCCATTTTGCCTCCGCGGCAGAAGCAGTTACTGTCCATTTTATGCATTTTATATTATCCCTAATTCAATCTTTTTTAACCGTTTTTATTTGAATACCCAGCAACCTTGCCCCCGACTCGGTCTCCATGGAAAACAATCCAGGCCCTCCTACCAAACATTTCCCCTGGCTGACTTCTTCTGCCTGGCCGTCAATAGTAACCGTAGCCTGGCCCTCAAGACCTATAAATATGACATGGTCGGCCATTCGGCACTCAGCTATCCCGCCGCCACTGGCCAGCTCTATAATCCTGGCTTTAAACTCCGGGCGCTTATACAAGACATTTCTTTCTCTTTGCTGGTAAGGATAAGCTTTACGTTTTATTAAATCAAAAATCTCCGCCACCTTATTTTTTAACCTCCACCTTTATGTTTTTCCTGTCGGTCAGGTCCATTAATTTTTCAATTATCAAGCCCATGGCTATAACAAAAGCCAGGGTTAAACCCAGCCTGAGCAGGGTAAAATTTAAACCTAAAAACTGTACCTCTATCAGTTCCTGGGGAAGCTTGATACAGGCCCAGGCGGATATAAAGATAATTATATTAGACCTTTTGGCCCCCTTTCCCAGCAGGGCAGCCGCCATAGGAAAAGCAATATACAGGGGCCCGGTAGGAAGCATCCCCAGAGCCAGGGATAAAAATATTCCCTTAATACCTGAAGCATGCCCCATATATTTAACTACCGTCTGATCCGGAATCCATACCGAGAACAACCCAATTATTACCATAACTGCCGGCAGCACCAGCACCAGCTCCATCAGGTAATTTCCAGACACGGTAAGCACCGGCATTGCCTTATGGGGAAAGATAAGCAGGATTATGGCAGCTGCTGCCAGTACCACGGCCATAGCCAAGATATCCTTGCGGTTATTTTTTTTACCCTGCTGAGCCTGTTTTAAGTCTTTCATAATATCCACCCCATTATAGCTGCTATGGCCAGTGCAAATATAAAACTTAGCACATTTCTTAAAATAGTCATCTTACGGCCCATTTCCCTTAGCTCCAGAGGCAAGGTGGTAACCCCTACCATAGTAAGGGTGGTAATAAAAGCAGCTACAGACATGACCGAAGCACCGCTCTCTAAAAGGGAAGCAGCCAGGGGAAAAGATATAAGGGCAGGGATAAATAAAACTGAGCCCAGTACCGCAGTAACCAGCACTCCCCAGAAACCTGCTTGTTCACCAACAATATTGGAAATAAGCTGGGGAGGGAAAAAGCCCAGTAAAAAACCAATAAATACTACAATTATAATAATCAAAGGAAGGATCTTGATAAAGGTCTTTACAGCTATTTTTAAAGACTGTTTGGTTTTCTTTTTGCTTTTTACCACCGAGAATATGAGCCACCCAATGGCTATGGCATTAATAATTATCGCTGTAATATAATTGCTGGCTAATTGCTTCATTGCCCTAAAATAAATTGTTAATAAGCTAACTATATGTTTATTACATATAAATGTCAATTACATTAATTAAGGCCTAAGCATACCAACATAAATTATCTTAAAAGACCTTAGAAAATTATTAACCAAAGTATCAGCCTGCCGCTGCCTGCCAAATAAAATAGCCGGACAGGCCGATTAATATGAACCCTGAGACCTTCTCTATAACCGGCTGATATTTGGATATTAGTGACAGTTCTTTAATGATTCCAGTAAAAGTTCCTGCCACCAGGAGTGGTATGCTCCTGCCCATGGCAAACACAAACATCAACAACATACCATAAAGAACACTTCCCTTGAGGGAAGAAAAGGCCAATACTGACATGGTAACCGGCATGGTACAGGGAGAAGCGGCAATGCCAAAAGGGATACCCAATAGAAGAGCTCCCAGTACACCGCTTCCCTTTTTAGGATTAATTTTTGCATAGCTCCAATTGGTATTTATCTTTATGGTCCCCAGCAGCCACAAGCCCATTACCAGAAGAACTGCTGCTATAATTATATTAAGAACGACAGCATTGCTGATAATCTTTCCCATAAGGCCGGCAAAAACTCCCAACAGGGAAAGCATTAAGGCTATGCCCAGAATAAAGAATAGAGACAGGATGAATCCTTTTTTCTTGCTTTTGCTTTTTGCCCCTCCCACATAGGCGGTTACAAACACTATGGTGGGCAAGGTGCAGGGGCTAAGCCCGCTTATAAAGCCGGTGGAAAAAACAATGGCTAATACTACATATAAGCTGCTGTTTACATCAATATTAAGCATTCTTTAGCTCCTCCAGCAAAGCTTCTACCTCTTCAGCCTGGAAAGTACCTTCAAACACTTTATAGGCTTGCCCTTGGGAATCAAGCACCACCAAAGACGGCAGGGAGAGTGCTCCGGTGTCTTTAGCAATTTCTAAAGCAGTTTGCATATCTTCTGAAGACAGGGTCCCGGTATTTATAAACAGGGTATTAAAGCTATCCTGGTAGCTTTCCATAATACCTTGTGCCTGGCGGTTGTAGTTTTCAAAAAATATCCTGGTGCTTTCGCAACATTCAGCATCATAGGAAAATACAATAATGGAAGGCTGCCCTGAACCCGTCATCTGGCTGTAATACTGTTTTAAGCCAAGGTCTTCTGCGGGGGGCTGTTCTCCTATACTGGTTTCTTCTAGCTCTTTTTTTTCTGCTTCTAGATTTTCTTCATCTATACCAGTTTGCTCTTCCTGCTGCTGGCCTTCATCTTGCTCCAAATCTATTTGTCCTTCCTCTTCTGCCACCGTTAAATTCGAGCTTTTGCCTTCCACAGGAAAACCATCTCCTGCCACCCCTGCTTCTGTATTAGGCGAAAAACCCCTAACAGTTAAAAAAACACCGGCAGCTATTAGGACCAAGGCGGCGGTTATTATAATGATCATTGTTCTATTTTTCATTAAGGTCTCCCCTTATTTGTATTTTCAATCCTGGTTTTATGCTGTATTAGATTTGGTTAATTTTCTGCCCATACCTTCTTTTAAAAACATAGGCAAAGCTACCAGGCATAGGGGTAAGCTATTTTAAGTTCTATGCCCCATTCTTTCAATATCTTTAAGTGCTCTCCCAATCCTAAGCCATATCTGCTAAATTAATTTACTTGATCAACAAATTCAGCCTCTAGCATGGTATTATCAGCACTGCATTTTTAGTAGACCGGGACGCTACATCCTGGGCAGTGCTCCCCAATAGCATTTCCCTTATGCCTCCGCTGCCCTTTTTGGATAACATGATTAAAGTAATACCTTCCATTTGCGCTGTTTCTATTATCTTTTTACCAGCATCTCCCACCTTTATGTAAGTGAATATTTCAATACCGCCTCC
This genomic stretch from Actinomycetota bacterium harbors:
- a CDS encoding TIGR04190 family B12-binding domain/radical SAM domain protein → MRADLVLLHAPSVYDFRKRTIMYGPMSDLVPSTPIFEMYPIGFLTMANYLKKKGIKVRIVNLAYRMLKDNEFDAEKFISRLDASAFGIDLHWLPHAQGSLEVARLVKKYHPGTPVIFGGFSASYFYQELINYDQVDYILRGDSTEIPLAMLMQAIKHNDGSSLERIPNLVYRQDKEVKANPLSCISTDLEEIDFDYTVMFDMALRYLDVKSLMPFSDWLRYPITTIPVVRGCNYNCSGCGGSATAFKDFAHRQKPAFRSPRRLVAEISEIGKYINAPVFILGDINQNGREYVEEFFGQAAGLPSGIQIFFEFFQPPENWFFDRAHSIFKNVLYEISPDTHDSSIREAMGKPRFTNQQLMECIKYALGKGAVRFDLYFMTGLPGQDKQSVLDTVDFCQDIYQHLNWDPRFMPFISPMAPFMDPGSRAFAQPHKFGYSLTRTTLAQHVEAITQPSWKYILNYRSQAISNDDLVQSTYQAALGLNLLKGRAGSISSHVMEENERRIEKAMEVMGQIDAAMGMEDEEAREVCLDKLKQASDSYSMSTVCEKKELEFPLFNRGFNWFRIISKVLFKK
- a CDS encoding phenylacetate--CoA ligase, which gives rise to MSRENLYQLQAERLKNTLIRVYNEVAFYRERLDQCGVNPYKINSLEVLDQIPFTTKEDLRLNYPFGMFARPLEEIVRIHSSSGTTGNPTVVGYTKKDIAMWGNLIARNLYSGGVREKDLIQNSYGYGLFTGGLGLHYGAELLGATVIPVSGGNTERQIKIMQDYGSTVLCCTPSYALYIAEVGREMGIDFSVLPLKLGIFGAEPWTVEIRREIESRLAIDALDIYGLSEIMGPGVACECSQKAGLHVAEDHFIVEIIDPVSGKRLKPGQQGELVFTSITKEGIPVLRYRTRDLSALETGQCRCGRTHARMAKPRGRTDDMLIIRGVNVFPSQVEEILMKVRDIEPHYLIVLDKKNYLDTIELWVEVSEEVFSEKMNELEAFESSIEHRLYSAIGIHIDVKLKEPKTIGRSIGKAQRVLDKRKKD
- a CDS encoding ACT domain-containing protein encodes the protein MPVQQITVFLENQAGRLAEVAKILKDHDINLQGFSTTEARDYGILRLVVSDTQKAREFLKEAGFTTHVAEVICLKVEDKPGQLSRILEILAGQQLNVDYIYVIAGTKIVLSVKDIKRAEQVLAQQGAMLCQQGL
- a CDS encoding indolepyruvate oxidoreductase subunit beta, translating into MEDRKTCIPQNAGQDIQEDIVSVLLAGVGGQGIILAAAILAEAARLGGLEVKQSEIHGMSQRGGSVVSSVRLGRQVFSPTIDRADFIVALEKLEALRYAHRLKKAGLMLISDYEIAPVSLFTSKQQYPSHLEDKIAKTGVNCQLVDAQQAACQIGHPKTVNVIMLGVLSRHMDLSLQCWLQSIEQNVPLKAVDINLEAFRRGRQY
- the iorA gene encoding indolepyruvate ferredoxin oxidoreductase subunit alpha, with the translated sequence MNTKSKLLTGNEAIARGAWEAGVTVAAAYPGTPSTEILESLSTYDQVYAQWSVNEKVALEIASGASMEGARTLVAMKHVGLNVAADPFMTLAYTGVGGGLVIVTADDPAMHSSQNEQDNRYYALMAKVPLLEPSDSQEAKQYVIEAFRLSEKYDTPVLLRTTTRVSHSKSEVELLPRLDRIKPEYAKDSSKYVMIPGYGRPRRTNLINRWNRLAAHAENSPLHYIYRPACSQAPEVGMVTSGISYQYAREVFTGIDILKLGITCPLPQKLIQGFARGKKLLLVAEELEPFLEDQIKALGLGVEVAGKQYFPQQGELSLAIMKEAYTQLFGSRGQSPFSPAPQEVPSRPPVLCAGCSHRPVFYVLHKLKVRVMGDIGCYSLAVLPPLNAMDSLLCMGAGVGQALGMEKANPDIKGKVVSVIGDSTFFHSGITSLVDSVYNQGTGVIIILDNRTTAMTGHQANPGMGSTLQKEQVPVVLPEKIAEAAGVKNIQVVDPYQLEQLEKVIKKELARDELSVIVCRQECVLLKKEGIQERFFIDQAVCRDCGVCLKFGCPAIQVRKGKYLIDGIMCTSCGVCPSLCKFGAIKREGR
- a CDS encoding PadR family transcriptional regulator; amino-acid sequence: MHKMDSNCFCRGGKMGRLLVPAMLLLLAEESSHGYELADRYQQLGLTEAESDVGAIYRTLKAMEKDGFVKFSWETHSQGPAKKVYSITPAGLELLLKWAQEIGDRKRKLDRFLGRVNQVIIKQ
- a CDS encoding permease, whose translation is MKDLKQAQQGKKNNRKDILAMAVVLAAAAIILLIFPHKAMPVLTVSGNYLMELVLVLPAVMVIIGLFSVWIPDQTVVKYMGHASGIKGIFLSLALGMLPTGPLYIAFPMAAALLGKGAKRSNIIIFISAWACIKLPQELIEVQFLGLNFTLLRLGLTLAFVIAMGLIIEKLMDLTDRKNIKVEVKK
- a CDS encoding permease produces the protein MKQLASNYITAIIINAIAIGWLIFSVVKSKKKTKQSLKIAVKTFIKILPLIIIIVVFIGFLLGFFPPQLISNIVGEQAGFWGVLVTAVLGSVLFIPALISFPLAASLLESGASVMSVAAFITTLTMVGVTTLPLELREMGRKMTILRNVLSFIFALAIAAIMGWIL
- a CDS encoding cytochrome c biogenesis protein CcdA, whose amino-acid sequence is MLNIDVNSSLYVVLAIVFSTGFISGLSPCTLPTIVFVTAYVGGAKSKSKKKGFILSLFFILGIALMLSLLGVFAGLMGKIISNAVVLNIIIAAVLLVMGLWLLGTIKINTNWSYAKINPKKGSGVLGALLLGIPFGIAASPCTMPVTMSVLAFSSLKGSVLYGMLLMFVFAMGRSIPLLVAGTFTGIIKELSLISKYQPVIEKVSGFILIGLSGYFIWQAAAG